One Paraburkholderia kururiensis DNA window includes the following coding sequences:
- a CDS encoding cytochrome ubiquinol oxidase subunit I, with the protein MHVTALLLSRFQFAWVIALHILLPAFTVGLSCYIATLEVLWWATGRDVYRRLSAFWLRIFAVSFGMGVVSGIVMPFQFGTNWSRFVSATANTIGSLMAYEVLVAFFLESAFLGVLLFGRKLVPRWAHVMSAIFVALGTLLSSFWILAANSWMQTPSGYTIIDGRFYPRSMLDIIFNPSFPFRLAHTVTAFLVTTAFVVLGVGAHYLLKGRAQEESRVMVKMALFFLAIMVPVQVVLGDAHGLNTLKYQPAKLAAMEGLWDTGRGVRATLFAIPDDDEETNHFEVAIPKLGSLYLTHSFNGLVHGLKDWPREDRPVVPIVFFAFHLMVLIAVIMLAVVVRGLMLWRGRRLYTRRGWLAACRLAMPAGFIAVLAGWTTTEAGRQPWTVYGLMRTADSVSPSLTTSNVALSLAAYVIGYIVIFGSGFILLRRLVHIGPSEVPADGAHEEAAGPGPGRRAARPLSAVSDAPAVPPLPVDANTRRDG; encoded by the coding sequence ATGCACGTCACGGCCCTTCTGCTTTCGCGCTTCCAGTTCGCGTGGGTCATCGCGCTGCACATTCTGCTGCCGGCCTTCACCGTGGGCCTGTCGTGCTACATCGCGACGCTCGAGGTGCTCTGGTGGGCCACGGGCCGCGACGTCTACCGGCGGCTCTCGGCGTTCTGGCTGCGCATCTTCGCGGTCTCGTTCGGCATGGGCGTGGTCTCGGGCATCGTCATGCCGTTCCAGTTCGGCACCAACTGGAGCCGCTTCGTCTCCGCCACCGCGAACACCATCGGCTCGCTCATGGCCTACGAAGTGCTTGTCGCGTTCTTTCTGGAGTCCGCGTTTCTGGGCGTGCTGCTGTTCGGCCGCAAGCTCGTGCCGCGCTGGGCGCATGTGATGTCCGCCATCTTCGTTGCGCTCGGCACGCTGCTGTCGTCGTTCTGGATTCTCGCCGCGAACAGCTGGATGCAGACGCCCTCGGGCTACACGATCATCGATGGCCGCTTCTACCCGCGCAGCATGCTCGACATCATCTTCAATCCGTCGTTTCCGTTCCGGCTCGCGCATACCGTCACGGCGTTTCTGGTGACCACCGCGTTCGTGGTGCTGGGCGTCGGCGCGCACTATCTGCTCAAGGGCCGTGCTCAGGAAGAGAGCCGCGTCATGGTGAAGATGGCGCTCTTCTTTCTCGCCATCATGGTGCCCGTGCAGGTGGTGCTGGGCGACGCGCACGGCCTCAACACGCTCAAGTACCAGCCCGCCAAGCTCGCGGCCATGGAAGGCCTGTGGGACACGGGCCGCGGCGTGCGCGCCACGCTCTTCGCGATTCCCGACGACGACGAGGAAACCAACCACTTCGAAGTGGCCATTCCGAAGCTGGGCAGCCTCTACCTCACGCACAGCTTCAACGGCCTCGTGCACGGCCTCAAGGATTGGCCGCGCGAAGACCGGCCCGTGGTGCCCATCGTGTTCTTCGCGTTCCATCTCATGGTGCTGATCGCCGTGATCATGCTCGCCGTCGTGGTGCGCGGACTCATGCTCTGGCGCGGCAGGCGTCTCTACACGCGGCGCGGCTGGCTGGCCGCATGCCGCCTCGCCATGCCCGCGGGCTTCATCGCCGTGCTCGCCGGCTGGACCACGACCGAAGCGGGCCGCCAGCCGTGGACCGTCTACGGACTCATGCGCACGGCCGATTCCGTTTCGCCTTCGCTCACCACGTCGAACGTGGCGCTGTCGCTGGCGGCCTATGTGATCGGCTACATCGTGATCTTCGGCTCGGGCTTCATTCTGCTGCGCCGGCTCGTGCATATCGGACCGAGCGAGGTGCCCGCGGACGGCGCGCACGAAGAAGCCGCCGGCCCAGGCCCCGGTCGTCGCGCGGCGCGACCGCTCTCGGCGGTATCGGACGCGCCCGCCGTGCCGCCGCTGCCCGTGGACGCCAATACACGGCGCGACGGTTAG
- a CDS encoding DUF1641 domain-containing protein, whose amino-acid sequence MAERIHHEVTPPKIGPDAHEELARLLQSLHEHGVLRFANDVVCAKTPLAEVLVGGLQKEGTLNALQNLSILLMALSRIPPARFYKIAFALQGALDRAGSWRPEEADSHAAPGVTGAYRMLHDDALWEALLPLIEGLKAFAQGLDQDVEKPISAFTGKPSNA is encoded by the coding sequence ATGGCCGAACGCATTCACCATGAAGTCACGCCGCCGAAGATCGGCCCCGACGCCCATGAAGAACTCGCGCGTCTGTTGCAGAGCCTGCACGAGCACGGCGTGCTGCGCTTCGCCAACGACGTGGTGTGCGCGAAGACGCCGCTCGCCGAAGTGCTCGTAGGCGGGTTGCAGAAAGAAGGCACGCTCAACGCGCTGCAAAACCTTTCGATTCTCTTGATGGCGCTTTCGCGCATTCCGCCCGCGCGCTTCTACAAGATCGCGTTCGCGCTGCAAGGCGCACTGGACCGCGCGGGCAGCTGGCGCCCCGAAGAAGCGGACAGTCACGCGGCGCCTGGCGTAACGGGCGCCTATCGCATGCTGCACGACGACGCGCTGTGGGAAGCGCTGCTGCCGCTCATCGAAGGGTTGAAGGCCTTTGCGCAAGGGCTGGACCAGGACGTCGAGAAGCCCATCTCGGCCTTTACGGGCAAGCCGAGCAACGCCTGA
- the cydB gene encoding cytochrome d ubiquinol oxidase subunit II, which translates to MQQLDLVPLWAGILALGVLMYVLLDGFDLGVGMLLLLRRDEAHRDLMVGSVAPVWDFNETWLVLGGTALLAAFPVAFAIVVPAVYFPVAAMLLGLLFRGVAFEFRDIPGSHKHAWNGAFAYGSLVATFAQGVVAGMFVHGFPAVNGQYAGTSWDWIAPFPLMTGVGLIAGYVLLGATWLVLKTEGALQDWARRMASRAVVGVFAFIVVVSVWTPLTDPRIAARWFSWPNLLFFSPVPALTVVLAVLLVWALRARRDVLPFLCSIGLFFLSFTGLVISLWPYVVPPSVTWHDAAAAPMSHEFLLIGTAFLLPVLMLYVCWSYWVFRGKVRSDTGYGHM; encoded by the coding sequence ATGCAGCAACTCGATCTCGTCCCGCTGTGGGCCGGCATTCTCGCACTGGGCGTGCTGATGTACGTGCTGCTCGACGGCTTCGATCTGGGCGTGGGCATGCTGCTGCTTTTGCGCCGCGACGAAGCGCACCGCGACCTCATGGTGGGGTCCGTCGCGCCCGTGTGGGACTTCAACGAGACGTGGCTCGTGCTGGGCGGCACGGCGCTGCTCGCGGCGTTTCCGGTGGCCTTCGCCATCGTCGTGCCCGCGGTCTACTTTCCCGTGGCCGCGATGTTGCTGGGGCTGCTGTTTCGCGGCGTCGCCTTCGAGTTCCGCGACATTCCGGGCTCGCACAAGCACGCGTGGAACGGCGCGTTCGCGTATGGATCGCTCGTGGCCACCTTCGCGCAAGGCGTGGTGGCCGGCATGTTCGTGCACGGCTTTCCCGCCGTGAACGGCCAGTACGCGGGCACGAGCTGGGACTGGATCGCGCCGTTTCCGCTCATGACGGGCGTGGGTCTCATTGCGGGCTACGTGCTGCTGGGCGCGACGTGGCTCGTGCTGAAGACCGAAGGCGCGTTGCAGGACTGGGCGCGGCGCATGGCGAGCCGCGCGGTAGTGGGCGTGTTCGCGTTCATCGTCGTGGTGAGCGTGTGGACGCCGCTTACCGATCCGCGTATCGCCGCGCGCTGGTTCTCATGGCCGAACCTGTTGTTCTTTTCGCCTGTGCCGGCGCTCACGGTCGTGCTCGCCGTGCTGCTCGTCTGGGCCTTGCGCGCGCGCCGCGACGTGTTGCCGTTCCTCTGTTCCATCGGGCTTTTCTTTCTCTCGTTCACGGGGCTCGTCATCAGCCTGTGGCCTTACGTGGTGCCGCCTTCCGTTACCTGGCACGACGCCGCGGCCGCGCCCATGTCGCACGAATTCCTGCTGATCGGCACGGCGTTCCTGCTGCCCGTGCTGATGCTCTACGTGTGCTGGTCGTACTGGGTGTTTCGCGGCAAGGTGCGCAGCGATACGGGATACGGACACATGTGA
- a CDS encoding SDR family NAD(P)-dependent oxidoreductase, whose translation MKLQGKRVLVTGADSGIGQAIAALFAHEGADVAIVYHTDRAGAEATQRLVQQAGRRALVMQGDVGNPASVTRFFEQACATFGGLDVLVNNAGVGASQANVADLDDAEVEAVLKTDLLGPLYCCRAFVRHRRESAGGAGGSGGGGRIVNVSSVAQHLPTPGSVPYGMAKAGVGSLTRSLSREVAPDRINVNNIAPGLIETPMTAARLQDPQQRDQSFSVIPWHRAGQPEEIARVALFLASDDGDYVTGQTWTIDGGLTMQWGGA comes from the coding sequence ATGAAGCTGCAGGGAAAACGCGTTCTCGTCACCGGAGCGGACTCCGGCATCGGGCAGGCCATCGCCGCCCTGTTCGCGCATGAGGGCGCCGACGTCGCTATCGTCTATCACACCGACCGCGCGGGCGCCGAGGCCACGCAGCGGCTCGTGCAGCAGGCGGGCCGCCGCGCGCTCGTGATGCAGGGCGACGTGGGTAACCCGGCGTCGGTCACGCGTTTTTTCGAGCAGGCGTGCGCGACCTTCGGCGGCCTCGACGTGCTCGTCAACAACGCGGGCGTGGGTGCGAGCCAGGCGAACGTGGCCGACCTCGACGACGCCGAAGTCGAGGCCGTGCTCAAGACCGACCTGCTGGGGCCGCTCTACTGCTGCCGCGCGTTCGTGCGGCATCGGCGCGAGAGCGCGGGCGGCGCAGGCGGCTCAGGTGGCGGCGGACGCATCGTCAACGTGTCGTCGGTGGCGCAGCATTTGCCGACGCCGGGCAGCGTGCCCTACGGCATGGCGAAGGCGGGCGTCGGCTCGCTCACGCGCAGCCTCTCGCGCGAAGTCGCGCCCGACCGCATCAACGTCAACAACATCGCGCCGGGCCTGATCGAAACGCCCATGACGGCCGCCCGTCTGCAAGACCCGCAGCAGCGCGATCAGTCGTTCTCCGTGATTCCGTGGCATCGCGCGGGGCAGCCCGAGGAAATCGCACGCGTGGCGCTCTTTCTCGCCAGCGACGACGGCGACTACGTGACGGGTCAGACCTGGACCATCGACGGCGGTCTCACCATGCAATGGGGCGGGGCCTGA
- a CDS encoding gluconate 2-dehydrogenase subunit 3 family protein: MGHNRGDNSQGIQPGRRRFVRIATLAAPATAVAAAAGGAALLDPARTASGAGEAGYRPQYFNADEWPTLNALVDRLIPADDAGPGALEAGVPEFIDRQMDLPYGHGELWYMNGPFHADAAPQFGYQLSLVPRELYRHALRGLDDAMRRDHGKHFSDLAANDKDAVLHQLEDGKLEMGEVPAATFFGQLLANTYEGYFCDPVHGGNRGMRAWQMIGFPGARADYMDWVRQYGAHYPLPPISRG; encoded by the coding sequence ATGGGACACAACCGGGGAGACAACTCCCAAGGCATCCAGCCCGGCCGTCGCCGGTTCGTCCGCATCGCCACGCTCGCCGCGCCTGCCACGGCCGTCGCCGCCGCAGCAGGCGGCGCCGCGCTGCTCGACCCGGCGCGCACGGCGTCGGGGGCGGGCGAAGCCGGCTACCGTCCGCAGTACTTCAACGCCGACGAGTGGCCCACGCTCAACGCGCTCGTGGACCGCCTCATTCCCGCCGACGACGCCGGCCCCGGCGCCCTCGAAGCGGGCGTGCCGGAGTTCATCGACCGCCAGATGGACCTGCCCTACGGGCACGGCGAACTCTGGTACATGAACGGCCCCTTCCATGCCGACGCTGCGCCGCAGTTCGGCTACCAGCTTTCGCTCGTGCCGCGCGAACTCTATCGCCATGCGCTGCGCGGCCTCGACGACGCCATGCGCCGCGACCACGGCAAGCACTTCAGCGACCTCGCCGCCAACGACAAGGACGCCGTTCTCCATCAACTGGAAGACGGCAAGCTCGAGATGGGCGAGGTGCCCGCAGCCACCTTCTTCGGGCAACTGCTCGCCAACACCTACGAAGGCTACTTCTGCGACCCCGTGCACGGCGGCAATCGCGGCATGCGCGCGTGGCAGATGATCGGCTTTCCCGGCGCCCGCGCGGACTACATGGACTGGGTGCGCCAGTACGGCGCCCATTACCCGCTGCCGCCCATCTCGCGCGGCTAG